In the genome of Candida dubliniensis CD36 chromosome 3, complete sequence, the window CTGTAGAAGGTAGCTGGTTGTGTTCATGTGGTTTGTGATAAAGGTTCCATCGGTTAAAACGTTTTTCCTTGTTGTTGGCATTTTGTGCATAATTATGGAAGAGTAATAACTCCACGCTGTTGATCCCACTGTATACTGAAACGTAGGTTTTCCAGAGGCAAATGATTTGCTAGTTTTGAATGTATTGTGAGGttcaaaatgaaattgcTGAGACGTTGTATCAAGCTCATTTCAAGTTGTAGTAATGAATTGAACATTCTACAAGTATCAAGAGACGTTGGTTCTATTGGAGATATACTAATGTAATATTTAGGTCTGTTTGAGCGTGATTGTGGTAATGACTGACTATCCTCAGATGGTGAGAGAAGTTTTTCACTTGGTTGCAGTTCAAATAAGGTTTTCACACTGGCAGGGCTGGTAGAAATTGTTAGGTATGACCGAATTACTTTTTTGAGGCTAGTCGGTGGTTAACGGTTGTGTgctttatttgattttgacaGGCTTGATACGATTGCTTCTTATGTTGGCGTGAGCATGTGCCACGGTATCAGTTGTTCATAGAGGTTAGTAGAGACGATGATGcttattaattttaagATACGTGAGTTTTCTGATGTTTGCGCTGTCTGTTGTCGGTTTATGTATGCTGAAtcatataataattttaattggcATCGGCGATGGTGTTTATTCCGAGTCATGAATCAATGACAAACAGTTCAATTCATTTGGGAGAGGTTTATGTAGTGACGGTAACCTACATGAGTTTAGTTTACTATGCGTTACTGGTAGAGGAATGGTTTAgtttttggtttgtttgAAATTGCACAACTGCTTGTGAATTTGAGCGGTAAGCGGATAAAGGGGGTTTGAGTCTTAGTTTTGGAATGTATGTCACACAGTCAGATCAACATACAAGGAATGTCGCTCAGACAGACTGAATGTGACAGTTAAATAATATAGTAACTTATCCTTAAGCTATATTATTTACGATATAAAGAACTAATTACACAAAGTGGATAAAAGGAAATTGATACAAGTAAAGACGGAAATAATGTTTACACATCTGATCTATTTCCTTGTTTCTTAAGAGATTGACAATATAAATAGTGGACAGAAgtgatttatattttatattatatactAGTTAGATAGGATTAATgaatagaagaaaaagatagTTAACTTAAAGAGATTTGAGAAGAGAAATCAAGGAAACAAAAGTGGTAAATCAACCAAAGGTTGAGATAGCTCATATCTGAGCAATAGAGTGTATTCGAGACATGATGTAAAGGACGAACAAGTTGAAGTTAGTGCGATGTTCACTTAAGCTTAATTACTAGGCTGTGTGACAATGTATTGAAATGCACATTGTTCGTTAGTTGATTGCTTTGTatttatagttttttttagcGGAATAGAGTGTTAACATATGTACATGATTAGCGGGTTATTGTTTAAGGAAATGTGAGTTAGATTTAGGTTCTATAAAGGAAAACTATTTAGAATAATCGTGTATGCAAGATGGGAAAGATTTGGGAAGTGGTGAATAATAGGGCTTAGGTGTTAATGGGGGGGGTGATCCTGTGGCTCTTCAGCTTTCGGTTGGAGTGATGTAAGGTTCATCTCGTGTATGAATAATTCTAATTACCATTTCTTATCTAGAGGTTATTTGGCCTGTTCCCATTTCGCTCCTAATGGTGATGTTCTTCAGTTTCAAgctcttttttttcattaacaGCGGCACACACTTGTTGCTCAAAATTCCTATTGGTTGTGGTTATAAAATAGTAGACAACGAATGGGAATATGAAACTTAATACGGCAAACCAAGCGGCTAAGATACCAAAGTTTCTTCCTAATTGTCCCTTGTATGTACCAAAAAATACTGTTTTAGTGGCTTCATAGGAGTTATGGATGGGTAATGCGTATCCGTATCTAAAGAATTTTGGAAGCACCGCCATTGGCGTGAATGTGGGTGTGATATTGGCTATTATCCAGAAAAGCAACCAGAATTGAACGAGTGGAGGATAGACTATGATTAGCAACATTGCCATGATTTCATTTACAGAGCCGAGAGCCCACATAGTCATAAAAGCAATCATCCAATAAACCACAAACCCCGCCTTCCCGTATGTGACTGTCAAATCAACTTGGAAAGCTAATGTCaccaaacaacaaaacaagcTCAATACCAAGAAGGATAAAATAGATGCTGTGAAGCGATATATCATGTAATGACGTTTCCTTATTCCTAATTTAGACACTGCCTTGTGGACTGGACTGAAAAACTCAAACTGTAACAACGTCAAAATTGTCATATAGATTAGAAGATCATGAAAAGGTCCAATTAGAATCGGGTCGTTCCATGGTACTGGATccacaatttcaaatttaattggttGGGCGAGTAGCTTTAGTTTTTCAGTGGAGTTGATAGTGAGATTGCCAACGATATCAAATGCCATGGTGGACTGTTTGCTTAGCCATACGTTTTCCACGTTAGAGATAGAAGGGATGACGAATTGAGTCATTCCATTGAAATCCCTTCCTGTTTCATAAATCGAGTGAACTGTGTTCTTAACAATATCGTAATTGGTATCACCGTGTGACAAGGCATTGAAATAGTTATAGCTGGCGTTTGGTAACACATGAAGCGATGCCCAATATtcttgatgatgaatttggtgcatgatttcttcttccGCAGTGCGATTGGATTTTAATGCTATCTGAGCAAATTCGGTCGAGTTGtatattttccaattgCCCCTGGTCTTTGCTTCGGGAGTTTGTAGAATTTCCTTCAAATTGTCACCGAAAACTGGGTTCAatccatttattattgagtCATCTTCTATCACTACcaacattttcaaattttttatccTGCCATTTATCCTATAGAAAGAGCCCCAGTAGATTGAGAATATTCCTAGAACCCCAATTCCCATGATTAAATAGTTTAAGAAATACTTCAATGCaatcttctttctttccgtttgaaattttttgcTAAATAGGGAAAGGCCCTTGTTAACTTTACCGACCATATTTCGTGCTGGAGGTGAGGGTTCGAGTTCACTGCTTGACAAATACTTGTGGTGGtagtattgttgttgttgttgttgttggggGCCTAAATAGGTCTCATCTTGTGAATTTTCTTCCAGTTCCAACATCTTAGTATTCATATCTCTCTGATCACACAGAATGTTGACATTAAATACGAATGAAGTGAATTAAAGCAAAGGAAAGCTTTATAGTTTGTTGTAAAAATCGGACAAAATATGTGTTAGTTCGAAAGAGACAGCTCTTAACGAATGGAATGAAGTAATGAAAGAGTATTAGGAGGATATTTTATGTGTTTATCACTATTTCAGTTATTACTGCCACAAGTACTCGCATTAATGTTTATTAAATACTTAGTAATATGCTTGTCATAATGCCGCTGTGCAGATATCAGTTTCACCATTGCTCTGATGATTTTTCACATTTGCTGAAAATGCAATTGGTAGCTGTTTTGTCTCATAGGGTGGTAGGTAGGTAGGTGCAGCTACTTCTATGTCTTGTGGTTGCGAGATGGGGCAGAGAGTGGAAGACACATTTATATAGTTATGCCTCATCGACTGTATTGAGGGTCCTTGTGATAAATGTCTCACAGAGTAAAGCAATGAGTATTGTTCTTTTCTTGTAATTAAATGTGGGTTACTTTTTCTGAAGGAAAACCAAGAAcccaattgaaaaaaagtCAATTGTCGTTTTACTGGGAGAgtatttataaaaaaaatttcgtTTCTAATTTATAACTCTAGCAAAAGGTCTTATATAGTCTATACCACCATGGTTTGCTATCCATGACAATCTTTTCTTCTgcaatttcttgttttacagtttccaaatcaatttgtcTTCTGCCAGTATCAATATCTATTTCATCAACGGTCAACCAGAATTTAATGAAGGGCACATTCAAATACCAATAAGAGTACAATTTATGACCCAACCAACACAAGAATAATATAGGACCACCTAGgtatattttgaaaaaacttTCAACGTCAGCTTTTCCTGCACCCGGTGGGAACAATGCGGCCCAGAACTGTAGCGCCAATATTGCAATTATGGCGAATATGCCATACCAAGAGCACCATAATGGTGATACATACAATAATTCGTCTTTGGGTATTCTTGCTCGATGTTTTAAAGTGCAATTGAATCGCAATTGACAAACATTAATGGATATGTAAGTGAATAAAGCACTTAGGCCAGATAAACTCAATAGCCAGTCAAATATCTGTGCTGGAACATTTTTGCCTGGTATACAAATCAAGTAAGCTAATAATCCAAAGGCAAACTGAACGATCAAACACCCCAATGGGCGTCCACTTCTGTCAATAAAGCTCAAAAACTTGGGACCTTGTTGTAAAGCTCCAATGGCACAAAGAACTCTCGTTGATGCGTATACCGAGGCATTGCCAACAGAAAGTACAGTAAGAATAACTGCCCCGTTCATTATGGACGGCAATGCCTTTATCTTTGCTTGTTTGATGGCAATAACAAAAGGTGATGCATTAATGTCAGTACCAAAGGCGCCACTATCTTGCAATTCGGGGGTTTTATAAGACACAGCGAATCCAATCATAACAATggataatatataaaacaCCATGAGTCGGTagaaaatttgttttctggcttgattgattgattttttagGAGATGCCGTTTCTACAGCAGCTAATCCAAACAATTCCACCCCACCATAGGCAAAGGCAACATTTGACACTATATAACACATTTGTTTGAACGGTTCGATAGTATTGAATAAACCTCCTTGTGGCTCTTGCCAATTTTTGGCGCCAATATAGGGTTGTCCAGGAACACCGCCAGTGACAATTATGATTGCCAAAATGTTGAATCCAATCACAGCAATTACTTTTATAATACTTACTaccatttcaatttctgcATAGCCATAAACTccaaacaaattgataaagaCAATACACACATAAAAAATGGTAACAAATAT includes:
- a CDS encoding nitrosoguanidine resistance protein, putative (Similar to S. cerevisiae SNG1), whose translation is MNTKMLESEENSQDETYLGPQQQQQQQYYHHKYLSSSELEPSPPARNMVGKVNKGLSLFSKKFQTERKKIALKYFLNYLIMGIGVLGIFSIYWGSFYRINGRIKNLKMLVVIEDDSIINGLNPVFGDNLKEILQTPEAKTRGNWKIYNSTEFAQIALKSNRTAEEEIMHQIHHQEYWASLHVLPNASYNYFNALSHGDTNYDIVKNTVHSIYETGRDFNGMTQFVIPSISNVENVWLSKQSTMAFDIVGNLTINSTEKLKLLAQPIKFEIVDPVPWNDPILIGPFHDLLIYMTILTLLQFEFFSPVHKAVSKLGIRKRHYMIYRFTASILSFLVLSLFCCLVTLAFQVDLTVTYGKAGFVVYWMIAFMTMWALGSVNEIMAMLLIIVYPPLVQFWLLFWIIANITPTFTPMAVLPKFFRYGYALPIHNSYEATKTVFFGTYKGQLGRNFGILAAWFAVLSFIFPFVVYYFITTTNRNFEQQVCAAVNEKKELETEEHHH
- a CDS encoding amino acid transporter, putative (Similar to S. cerevisiae GAP1); translated protein: MSNFEKIQSLQMISTDNANPGRRPTLSSTISSFDADRSSYNSATSTSSTESTSSSPYPRSYHPRDLLNNFINSFKEFDYSTLPPVYNNITDQESQLQLNPANPNFDYSRFTQLERDALITASSPLSKRLKTRHLTWISLGASIGSGLLISSGSSLAHAGPLGLLIVWIFVGSVIFATMSSLAELATAFPVSGSFTTYVTLFVDKSISFAIAWNYALQWLVTFPLQLVAASLAIEYWTIKIHPAIFVTIFYVCIVFINLFGVYGYAEIEMVVSIIKVIAVIGFNILAIIIVTGGVPGQPYIGAKNWQEPQGGLFNTIEPFKQMCYIVSNVAFAYGGVELFGLAAVETASPKKSINQARKQIFYRLMVFYILSIVMIGFAVSYKTPELQDSGAFGTDINASPFVIAIKQAKIKALPSIMNGAVILTVLSVGNASVYASTRVLCAIGALQQGPKFLSFIDRSGRPLGCLIVQFAFGLLAYLICIPGKNVPAQIFDWLLSLSGLSALFTYISINVCQLRFNCTLKHRARIPKDELLYVSPLWCSWYGIFAIIAILALQFWAALFPPGAGKADVESFFKIYLGGPILFLCWLGHKLYSYWYLNVPFIKFWLTVDEIDIDTGRRQIDLETVKQEIAEEKIVMDSKPWWYRLYKTFC